From Tripterygium wilfordii isolate XIE 37 chromosome 13, ASM1340144v1, whole genome shotgun sequence, the proteins below share one genomic window:
- the LOC120013757 gene encoding probable carboxylesterase 17, giving the protein MATISFDPRLNHQVGKNNHGVVLEEIEGLIRVYKDGNVERPPIISNVSCTSALGAGVTTRDVVIDSFTNLWARIYVPSCHGRVPVLVYFHGGGFCVGSAAWSCYHDFLANLAIKASCVILSINYRLAPENRLPAAYEDGTTAIVWLKQQALNGSGEHKWWLSRCNFSSLLLAGDSAGANIAYHVTTRLGTNGTLEPSNTNPLRLKGTILIQPFFGGEARTRSEKNLKQPPNSALTLPASDTYWRLSLPIGANRDHPWCNPLANGASKLHGLVLPSAMLMCISEMDILKDRNMGFSNALASAGKRVEVVMHKGVGHAFQILHNSPPSQARTQEMVSHLKSFINKNQ; this is encoded by the coding sequence ATGGCCACCATTTCCTTTGATCCAAGGCTTAACCATCAAGTAGGGAAGAACAATCATGGAGTGGTTCTTGAAGAAATTGAAGGGCTAATTAGAGTTTACAAGGACGGAAACGTCGAGAGGCCTCCAATTATCTCTAATGTCTCTTGTACTTCAGCATTAGGTGCTGGTGTGACAACAAGAGATGTAGTTATTGACAGTTTCACAAACTTATGGGCACGTATCTATGTTCCGAGCTGCCACGGGAGGGTGCCTGTGCTTGTTTACTTTCACGGAGGTGGATTTTGTGTTGGTTCTGCTGCTTGGAGCTGTTACCATGATTTCTTAGCCAATCTTGCTATTAAAGCAAGCTGTGTGATCTTGTCCATCAATTACCGTCTCGCCCCGGAAAACCGTCTTCCCGCTGCTTATGAGGATGGTACCACAGCTATTGTTTGGCTGAAACAGCAAGCTCTGAATGGCTCAGGTGAGCACAAGTGGTGGTTGAGTAGGTGCAATTTTTCTAGCTTGCTTTTAGCTGGTGATAGTGCAGGTGCAAATATAGCTTATCATGTGACCACAAGGCTAGGAACCAATGGCACATTGGAACCATCCAATACGAATCCATTGCGTCTTAAGGGAACCATTTTGATTCAGCCTTTCTTCGGAGGAGAGGCGCGAACAAGATCTGAGAAAAACTTGAAACAACCACCAAATTCAGCACTAACTCTACCAGCTTCTGATACATACTGGCGCTTGTCACTGCCCATAGGGGCTAACCGGGATCATCCATGGTGCAACCCTCTAGCTAATGGTGCTTCGAAATTGCACGGTTTGGTGCTTCCGTCTGCAATGCTAATGTGTATATCAGAGATGGATATACTGAAGGATAGGAATATGGGGTTTAGCAATGCTTTGGCTAGTGCTGGTAAGAGGGTTGAAGTTGTGATGCACAAAGGAGTTGGTCATGCATTTCAAATTCTGCATAACTCTCCACCCTCACAAGCTCGAACCCAAGAGATGGTGTCTCATCTGAAGTCCTTCATTAACAAGAACCAATGA